A region of Pyxidicoccus parkwaysis DNA encodes the following proteins:
- a CDS encoding MopE-related protein, with amino-acid sequence MRLFLLGMVLVAVSMSGCKKEESPPAAGALRVSLSYATFQPSCLTLKVEDREDPSRTESTPVTVAAGVRSDTRTVAVLGREGWSRNLRLTATAHERSCAGPVVAEQSVEAQVPEVGVADARLDLRAEDLDNDEYVSATGPRPGTDCDDSRADVHPGATELCDGIDNNCVNGEADAPGTQEFWPDLDGDGYGDRDAVAVRFCVQPGNTASRGGDCNDSNAAFHPGQEESRCDGLDEDCDGVTDDDAFAVGASCATDLGCAGVTKCQSVSASVCVSTEQPVTWYLDEDGDGSAGTESALRCASPAPGASTTRSDCDEGTRFVSSTGTEVCDRLDNDCDGTRDNGVAGCDTATWSVDTDVGAADAEWNAVAPYGDTTGWLAGEAGRVLHVDGSTFTLVTSCPGNWRAAWAASNGRVFLGSAAGKLATVAAGALDSCAEVSGPGSSSINGMVGFEQDTTVRVFAVDSQGRIIRWVYVEGATSQAAPELVTQVPANLRAIHGLTPETLLVVGAEDVGGTSVPAAWRSPSSGSTWPKESLGVASATGFLRAVRVLTPTLAYVAGDGGLLLERSGTTWAAKPALTVAGTGVVDLRALLAVGRTGIYAVASGPNDIHFFDGAAWSSVTVPPHRLNALEGTRPDRLWGAGSSGTLVRWRP; translated from the coding sequence ATGCGTTTATTCCTGCTGGGTATGGTGCTGGTGGCGGTTTCCATGTCGGGTTGCAAGAAGGAGGAGTCGCCTCCAGCCGCGGGAGCCCTGCGTGTCTCCCTCTCGTATGCAACCTTCCAGCCCAGTTGCCTGACGCTGAAGGTGGAGGACCGGGAGGACCCGTCGCGCACGGAGTCGACACCGGTGACGGTGGCGGCGGGCGTGCGCAGCGACACGCGGACGGTGGCCGTGCTCGGCCGCGAGGGCTGGAGCCGGAACCTGCGCCTGACGGCCACTGCGCACGAGCGCTCCTGTGCCGGGCCGGTGGTGGCGGAGCAGTCCGTGGAGGCCCAGGTGCCGGAGGTGGGCGTCGCGGATGCTCGCCTGGACCTGCGCGCGGAGGACCTGGACAACGACGAGTATGTCTCCGCCACGGGCCCGCGGCCGGGCACCGACTGCGACGACTCGCGGGCGGACGTACACCCGGGAGCCACGGAGCTGTGTGACGGTATCGACAACAACTGCGTGAATGGCGAGGCCGACGCGCCCGGGACGCAGGAGTTCTGGCCGGACCTGGACGGCGATGGCTACGGAGACAGGGACGCGGTGGCGGTGCGCTTCTGCGTGCAGCCCGGCAACACGGCCTCGCGGGGCGGTGACTGCAATGACAGCAATGCCGCCTTCCACCCCGGGCAGGAGGAGTCGCGCTGCGATGGCCTGGACGAGGACTGCGACGGCGTGACGGACGACGACGCGTTCGCCGTGGGGGCCTCGTGCGCGACGGACTTGGGCTGCGCGGGCGTGACGAAGTGCCAGTCGGTGTCCGCCTCGGTATGCGTCAGCACCGAGCAGCCGGTGACGTGGTACCTCGACGAGGACGGCGACGGCAGCGCGGGCACGGAGTCCGCGCTCCGCTGCGCGTCCCCCGCACCGGGCGCCAGCACGACGCGCAGCGACTGCGACGAGGGCACGCGCTTCGTCTCCAGCACCGGCACCGAGGTGTGCGACCGGCTGGACAACGACTGCGATGGCACGCGCGACAACGGCGTCGCCGGGTGCGACACGGCGACGTGGTCGGTGGACACGGACGTCGGCGCGGCGGATGCTGAGTGGAACGCGGTGGCGCCGTACGGTGACACCACGGGCTGGCTCGCGGGTGAGGCGGGCCGCGTGCTGCACGTGGACGGGAGCACCTTCACGCTGGTGACGAGCTGTCCCGGCAACTGGAGGGCCGCGTGGGCCGCGAGCAACGGGCGCGTGTTCCTCGGCTCGGCGGCGGGGAAGCTGGCCACGGTGGCGGCGGGAGCGCTGGACTCCTGCGCGGAGGTGAGCGGCCCGGGGAGCAGCTCCATCAACGGGATGGTGGGCTTCGAGCAGGACACCACCGTGCGAGTGTTCGCGGTGGACAGCCAGGGCCGCATCATCCGCTGGGTGTATGTCGAGGGCGCCACGAGCCAGGCCGCGCCGGAGCTCGTCACGCAGGTGCCCGCGAACCTGCGCGCCATTCATGGGCTGACTCCGGAGACGCTGCTCGTCGTAGGCGCGGAGGACGTTGGCGGAACGAGCGTTCCCGCCGCGTGGCGCTCCCCCTCGAGCGGGAGCACGTGGCCGAAGGAGAGTCTCGGTGTCGCGAGCGCAACGGGCTTCCTGCGCGCGGTGCGGGTGCTGACGCCCACGCTCGCGTACGTGGCGGGTGATGGAGGGCTGCTGCTGGAGCGCTCGGGCACGACGTGGGCGGCGAAGCCCGCGCTCACGGTGGCGGGAACGGGAGTGGTGGACCTGCGCGCGCTGCTGGCGGTGGGACGCACCGGCATCTACGCGGTGGCGTCGGGGCCCAATGACATCCACTTCTTCGACGGTGCGGCGTGGAGCAGCGTCACCGTGCCGCCGCATCGGCTGAATGCGCTGGAGGGCACGCGCCCGGACAGACTGTGGGGCGCGGGTTCGAGCGGCACGCTGGTCCGCTGGCGGCCGTGA
- a CDS encoding TolC family protein, translating into MPTVRPVLAAPFCAWLALAAPQALAQDAGTAPSAPGAESAPAGAESAPVRAESAPAGEKAAEAAPMTLERAVSLAAERNESALAAQQRSEAAQARVARARAFFFPELTATGTYTRRSNQSTRDVGGQQVVLQRYNAFGANIVARVTLFDARGFPLYRAAKLEGEASKLDSVEARRQVGFEAANAFLTSLADQQVFQAAEQRLAFARQSLEDAKARAQAGLASTNDVTRAEVEVATAEVQLTSARNSAQTSRLELGYLLVEPVDGALSPPDTLLSDAARPLTAQEPVVQGATERRPDILSARLRVQSLEANAQEPLARLFPALGASYTYRLTNEAGLTGRTGDGFFSVDLTWSLFDGGERYAERRERVALAKAAKLEEQASTRRVDVDIQRARVGLENAQAALAQSDLAVRAAKQNAEEQGILYRQGLSTALTVADAAVSLFEAEVAHAQSRYALGVALLGLRAAVGLDPLGKEP; encoded by the coding sequence ATGCCCACCGTCCGTCCCGTCCTCGCAGCGCCCTTCTGCGCCTGGCTCGCGCTCGCCGCGCCCCAGGCCCTGGCCCAGGACGCCGGCACCGCTCCCTCCGCGCCGGGTGCGGAATCGGCACCCGCAGGTGCGGAATCCGCACCTGTCCGCGCGGAATCAGCACCCGCCGGCGAGAAGGCCGCCGAGGCCGCGCCGATGACGCTGGAGCGCGCGGTGTCCCTCGCCGCCGAGCGCAACGAGTCCGCGCTGGCCGCGCAGCAGCGCTCCGAGGCCGCCCAGGCCCGCGTCGCCCGGGCCCGCGCCTTCTTCTTCCCGGAGCTGACGGCGACGGGCACCTACACGCGGCGCTCCAACCAGTCCACGCGGGACGTGGGCGGCCAGCAGGTGGTGCTCCAGCGCTACAACGCCTTCGGCGCCAACATCGTGGCGCGCGTGACGCTCTTCGACGCCCGCGGCTTCCCGCTGTACCGGGCCGCGAAGCTGGAGGGGGAGGCCTCGAAGCTCGACTCCGTGGAAGCCCGCCGCCAGGTGGGCTTCGAGGCCGCCAATGCCTTCCTCACCTCGCTCGCGGACCAGCAGGTCTTCCAGGCCGCCGAGCAGCGCCTCGCCTTCGCCCGCCAGTCGCTGGAGGACGCGAAGGCCCGCGCGCAGGCGGGGCTCGCCAGCACCAACGACGTGACGCGCGCGGAAGTGGAAGTGGCCACCGCGGAGGTGCAGCTCACCAGCGCCCGCAACAGCGCGCAGACGAGCCGCCTGGAGCTCGGCTACCTGCTCGTGGAGCCGGTGGACGGCGCGTTGTCTCCGCCGGACACGCTGCTCTCGGACGCGGCGCGGCCGCTGACGGCGCAGGAGCCCGTGGTGCAGGGCGCGACGGAGCGGCGCCCGGACATCCTCTCCGCGCGGCTGCGCGTGCAGTCGCTGGAGGCCAACGCACAGGAGCCGCTGGCCCGGCTGTTCCCGGCGCTCGGCGCCTCGTACACCTACCGGCTCACCAACGAGGCGGGCCTCACCGGACGCACCGGCGACGGCTTCTTCAGCGTGGACCTCACCTGGAGCCTCTTCGACGGCGGCGAGCGTTATGCAGAGCGCCGGGAGCGGGTGGCGCTGGCGAAGGCGGCGAAGCTGGAGGAGCAGGCGAGCACGCGGCGGGTGGACGTGGACATCCAGCGGGCGCGGGTGGGGTTGGAGAACGCGCAGGCCGCGCTCGCGCAGAGTGACCTGGCGGTGCGCGCGGCGAAGCAGAACGCCGAGGAGCAGGGGATTCTCTACCGCCAGGGCCTGTCCACGGCGCTGACGGTGGCGGACGCAGCCGTCAGCCTGTTCGAAGCGGAAGTGGCCCATGCGCAGAGCCGCTATGCGCTGGGCGTGGCCCTCCTGGGACTCCGGGCGGCCGTGGGACTCGATCCTCTGGGGAAAGAACCGTGA